A stretch of Suncus etruscus isolate mSunEtr1 chromosome 9, mSunEtr1.pri.cur, whole genome shotgun sequence DNA encodes these proteins:
- the LOC126018528 gene encoding olfactory receptor 508-like, with product METKNYTTVTEFIILGLTEDTTVSTILFIFFLGIYGVTLVGNVSIIMLIRNSPQLHTPMYLFLCHLAFVDIGYSSSVTPVMLMGFLREKTTVPVAGCVSQLCSVVTFGTAECFFLAAMAYDRYVAICSPLLYSTHMSPRICILLVGTSYLGGCANAWTFTACLLRLSFCGPNKVNHFFCDYSPLLKLSCFHDFASEIIPAITSGSIIVVTVLIIALSYVYILISILKMRSTEGRHKAFSTCSSHLTAVTLFYGTITFIYVMPKSSYSTEQNKVVSVFYTVVIPMLNPLIYSLRNKEVKEAMRKLMARHIGDSKII from the coding sequence ATGGAGACCAAAAATTACACGACTGTGACAGAATTCATTATTCTGGGGTTAACAGAAGACACTACAGTTAGtaccattttgtttattttttttctaggaatttATGGGGTAACTTTGGTAGGCAATGTAAGCATAATTATGTTAATCAGAAACAGCCCTCAGTTGCATACCCCTATGTACCTTTTCCTCTGCCATTTGGCTTTTGTAGACATTGGATACTCCTCTTCAGTCACCCCTGTCATGCTCATGGGTTTCCTCAGGGAAAAAACTACTGTTCCTGTTGCTGGTTGTGTATCTCAACTCTGTTCTGTTGTTACTTTTGGGACAGCTGAGTGCTTCTTCCTTGCTGCCATGGCCTATGAtcgctatgtggccatctgcTCACCTCTTCTCTATTCTACTCACATGTCCCCCAGAATATGCATTCTTTTAGTGGGAACATCTTACCTAGGTGGATGTGCAAATGCTTGGACATTTACTGCTTGTTTACTAAGACTGTCTTTCTGTGGACCAAATAAAGTCAATCACTTTTTCTGTGACTATTCTCCCCTTTTGAAGCTTTCTTGTTTTCATGATTTTGCTTCTGAAATCATTCCAGCCATCACTTCTGGTTCCATCATTGTGgtcacagtgctcattattgcTCTCTCTTATGTCTACATCCTTATCTCCATCCTGAAGATGCGCTCTACTGAGGGGCGGCACAAAGCCTTCTCCACCTGCTCCTCCCACCTCACAGCAGTCACTCTGTTCTATGGAACCATCACATTCATTTATGTAATGCCCAAGTCCAGCTACTCAACTGAACAAAACAAGGTGGTGTCTGTGTTCTATACAGTTGTGATCCCCATGTTGAATCCCCTTATCTATAGTTTAAGGAACAAGGAAGTTAAAGAGGCTATGAGAAAATTGATGGCTAGACATATTGGTGATTCTAAAATTATCTGA